CACGCATTAAGCTACCCAACTGATACACATCCTCAAATGAGTTGTACATCGGAACGGGTGCAAAACGCAGAACATTTGGCTCCCTCCAATCTGGAATTACTCCGTTATCTATTAGGTAATCGAAGATTTCTTTACCGCGGTTTTCAACGTATAAAGAAATTTGACTTCCCCTTTGTTTCGGATTTTTAGGTGTTAAAATTTTAAATCCAAAATCGGGATACTTGGACGCCAGCTCCTCGAGAATAAACTCCAAATACCCTGTTAACTTATCCCTTTTTGCAAACAAGTTTTCTTTCTGGGCACGCATAAACTGTTCCAATGCACATTTGTGCGGTGCAAAAGCTAAAATTGGACCGTTGCTCAACTGCCATCCATCTGCACCTTTCATGGGAACAAAATTTTTCTCCATTCTAAAACGAGTTGCCTGATCATATCCCCACCAGCCTGCAAATCTATTTAGCGTATGATCATTAGCATAGCGCTTGTGCACAAATACACCAGATTGAGCACCTGGACCAGAGTTCAAATACTTATAGGTACACCAACAGGCAAAATCGACATTCCACTTGTGTAGCTCTAACTCTATATTTCCTGCAGCGTGAGCTAAATCCCATCCTACTTTGGCTCCAACTTCCTGGCCTACTCTGGTTATTTCTTTAATATCAAATCGCTGCCCAGTGTAATAATTAATACCCCCGAAAAGAACTAAGGCAACTTCATCTCCATGTTCTTTTATGGTTGAAATAATGTCCTCTTCCCTAATATAGGTCTCACCCTCTCTTGGACCAACTTCTATTATCGCTTCCTCGGGGTTAAATCCATGAAATTTAGCTTGGGTTTCGAATACGTATTGATCGGAAGGAAAGGCCTTTTCTTCGCAAATAATCTTAAATCTTTTGGCTGTAGGTTGATAAAAAGACACCATCATCAGGTGCAGATTTACTGTTAACCCATTCATTACTACCACTTCCTCTTCCTCGGCACCTACCATATAGGCACTTCCTTGTTTGGTAAGTTTGTGGTAATGAAACCATGGGTTATCACCTTTAAAATGACCTTCAACCGCCAATTGAGACCAATTGTTTAACTCAGATTCTACCGCTGCTCTGGCTTTTTTAGGCATCAGTCCAAGCGAGTTTCCAGTAAAATAGAGGACGTTTTTACCCTCGTGTTGTGGAAATTCAAATTCAGACCTAAAATCCAGTAAAGGATCAGACGCATCCATTTTTTTGGCGAAATCCGCGCTAAACTCAAAACTCATTCCGTTGTTTTTCTGTTAAGTTTGCAAATTAACTAAAAGACCTGTTCACAAAAGGATTTTAGACCTAAACAATTTTTATATGCGCAATCATTCCGCCACCTTATTCGAAGAAGCTAAATCTTATTTCCCAGGAGGAGTAAATTCTCCAGTAAGAGCATTTAAATCTGTTGGGGGGACTCCTCTTTTCATGAAGGAAGGAAAAGGAGCAAAAATTACCGATGTCGACGATAAAGAATACATTGATTTTTGCTGCTCATGGGGACCACTTATTCTAGGGCACGCCCACGAGAAAATTGTAAAGAATGTTGGTGAAGCTCTTTTGAAAGGAACTTCCTTCGGTACTCCAACCACCGCTGAAAACAAACTTGCCAAACTTATACTCGAGAACAATCCCTACATAGACAAAATCAGATTTGTAAACTCGGGAACTGAGGCCGTAATGAGTGCACTACGCCTAGCTCGCGGATATACCGGTAAAAGCAAAATCATAAAATTCGAT
The genomic region above belongs to Luteibaculum oceani and contains:
- the kynU gene encoding kynureninase, whose product is MSFEFSADFAKKMDASDPLLDFRSEFEFPQHEGKNVLYFTGNSLGLMPKKARAAVESELNNWSQLAVEGHFKGDNPWFHYHKLTKQGSAYMVGAEEEEVVVMNGLTVNLHLMMVSFYQPTAKRFKIICEEKAFPSDQYVFETQAKFHGFNPEEAIIEVGPREGETYIREEDIISTIKEHGDEVALVLFGGINYYTGQRFDIKEITRVGQEVGAKVGWDLAHAAGNIELELHKWNVDFACWCTYKYLNSGPGAQSGVFVHKRYANDHTLNRFAGWWGYDQATRFRMEKNFVPMKGADGWQLSNGPILAFAPHKCALEQFMRAQKENLFAKRDKLTGYLEFILEELASKYPDFGFKILTPKNPKQRGSQISLYVENRGKEIFDYLIDNGVIPDWREPNVLRFAPVPMYNSFEDVYQLGSLMREVLEKLK